CGCGCCTTCGCCGCCGCGAGCCATCCCGACGATGAGCTGTTCGCGATGGCGTTCAACGAGACACGTCATCCCGCGCTGCCGCCGAGCGCGCCGTTCACGAGCGACCGCGACGTGCTCGCGCGCGCCCTCAGCCGCGTGGTCGAACCTCGCGGGAAGACCGCGCTCTTCGACGCGATTCGATCGGGGCTGCGCTACGCGGCCCACGGGCGGCATCCGCGCAAGGCGCTCGTCGTCGTCAGCGACGGCGGCGACAACGCGAGCACGTCGACGCTCGCCGAGGTCGTGGCCGACTCGCAGGCGTCGAACGTCGTGCTCTACGGCCTCGCGCTCGTCGATCCCTTGGATGCCACTGCCGATCCTGACGTCCTGCGCCGCCTGTCTCGGAGCTCCGGAGGCGAGATGTTCCAACCGCGCGGCCGCGCGGATCTGTCGGCGGCGCTGCGCCGCATCGCGGAAGACATCCGGCAGGGCTACGTGCTCGGCATCGACGTGCCGGCTGCGCCGGCCGGGACCTATCACGTGCTGGACGTTCGCGTGTCGGCGCCTGGCGGCCGGAACGTCCGCGTCCGTCATCGCGAAGGCTATCGCGACGCGGCGCCGCAGCCGGACACGGAGCCGCCGATCACGGTCATCGACGAGGAGACGCGAGAGGGACTCGATGCGCAACCGTGACCGCCGATGGATCGGCTGGATCGAGCGCGCGCTCTGGGCGGCCGGCGCCGGGGGCGTGCTGTGGATCGGCGCGCAGACCATGGCGCGCGCCGACTACAACGCCACGCATCAGGCCGCGCTCGCGACCGCTCCGCGCGAGCCGCTCGGCGACACGTCGCCGCCCGCCACCGTCCCGCCCGACGGCGTCATCGGCGTGCTCGAGATCCCGCGCCTGAAGTACTCGCAGGTCGTGACCGAAGGCGACAACGAGGCAACGTTGAAGATCGCCGTCGGCCATCTACCCGATACGCCCCTGCCGTGGCGTCCGGGCAACAGCGTCGTCGCCGGACATCGGGACACCCATTTCCGAGCGCTCCGCGCCATCCGCCACGACGACGAGATCCGCCTGCGCACCCCGTACGGCGTGCTCACGTACCGCGTCAGGGACCGGATGATCGTCGCACCCGCCGATGTCTGGGTCCTGGCGCCCTCGACGCGCCGGCAACTGACGCTCGTGACCTGCTATCCGTTCACCTACGTCGGCAGCGCTCCGCAGCGCTTCATCGTCAGGGCGGCGCAAACAGCCGGGCCGTGAAGCCGGCCGGACGTCGAGCGACGCGTGCGCGCCGCGCGGGTCTCGATCGCTCTACAATGCCGGCAACATGGCCCGCCGGCGCGCGTCCCTCGTGCTTGCCGTGCTCGGTGGGGCGGTCCTCTACATCGGCTTCGTGGCCACGCCTCCCGGTCCCCGCGACATCCGCCGCTTCGACCCTGTTCGCACCGCTGAACGTGAGATCGAGATGTGGCGCGCGTACTACGAGAAGCGGAACGTGCGTCTGTTCGCGCTGCTCGTTGCGCAGACGCGGGAGACGTACCGGTGTTCGTGGTGGACGGCGTCGCGGATCGCGTTCTCGCTGGCACGGGCCGCGGCGACGTTCGGCGGATTGCGCGGTGAGTACGCCCACGTGCTTCCGGATCTCGAGGACGGGTACGCGCGGGCGAAAGCGTGGACCGGCGCCGCCTACGATCCGGCCGCGCTCGCACGTGCCGAGCTCGCCTGGTGGGTCGCGCGCCGCATGCCGGGTCAGGACAGCCCGGAGCAGGTCGGCGGCCTGATCGCCGATCTGAACGCCATGCTGTACGACGTGCCTCGCGAGCGCGTGCTCGAGGCCTCGGTCCTGCGCGCCAGAGCCGGGAAGCTCAGAGATGACGGCGGCGTGAATGCCGACTGGGCTGAAGTCTCGCGGTTGCTCCACGAGTCGTACCGGAAGCTGGCGGACGGCGTTACTTCCCTTTCCCCGGCCCGAAGATGACCCGACCCGCCATCGCCCCCGTGTGCTGCCCGTTGTCGATCGTGACCTCGCCGTTCACGATCACGTAAGGAATCCCCACGGGAAACTGGTGCGGCTGCTCGAAGGTCGCGCGGTCGGCCACCGTCGCCGCGTCGAAGACCGTGAGGTCCGCCCAGTTGCCGGCCTTGATCCGGCCGCGATCCGCGATGCCCAGCTTGTCGGCGTTCATGCTGGTCATCTTCTTCACGGCCTCGGCGAGCGGTATCACTTTCAGATCGCGGGCGTAACGTCCGAGGACCCGGGGAAACGTCCCGTAGTAGCGCGGGTGCGGGTGCGTCTTTCCGGTCGGGCCGTCCGGGCTCACCGCCGTGCCGTCGGATCCGATCGACGTCCACGGCTGCTTCAGGATGAGCTGCATGTCTTCCTCGGAGTGATGGAAGAAGACCGTCGGCACCGTGCCGTGCTCCTCGAGCAACACGTCCATCAGCACGTCAGCCGGATTGCCGCCGCGCGCCGCGACGAGCTCGCTCATCCGCTTGCCCTGGAACGGCTTGTTCTTCTCGTTCTTCAGCGCGACGAGGAGCATGCCGCCCCAGCCGTCGCCGGTCGCCAAGTAGTGGTTGTACCAGTTCGGCAGGCCGTTGAGGATCTCGCGGCGCAGCCGCGGGCGCAGCGCCGGATCGCGGAGCCGCTCGAGCATCTTCTCGCGGCCGCCGTCGAACGCCCACGGCGGGATGATCGACGACAGGTTGTTCTGGCCAGCCGTGTAGGGATAGACGTTGGCGCGGATGTCGTAGCCCTCGTCGCGCGCCTTCTGCACCATCGCGATGATCTCGTTGGCGCGGCCCCAGAGCTTCTTGTGCGCGATCTTCATGTGGATGACGTCCACGCGGATGTTCGCGCCCTTGCCGACCGCGATCGCTTCCCCGATCGCCTTGAACACGCCCTCGCCCTCGTCGCGGATGTGCGACGAGTACATCCCGCCGTACTCCTTGGCGGCCTTCGCCAGCTCGACGAGGTGCGCGGTCGTCGCGAGGCTGGACGGCGGGACGAGCAGCGACGTCGACAGGCCCATCGCGCCCTCGCGCATGGCCTGGCGCACCTGGTCCTGCATGGTCGCGATCTCCGCTGCGGTCGGCGGCTGCTGACCGTAGCCGTGCACGTACGTCCAGACCTGCTCCTCCCCGACGTACGACGCGATGTTGGTCGCCATGTGACGGCGTTCCAGCGTCTCGAAATAGCCGCCCATCGTCGTCCACTCCGGCGTCACGCCGTCGAGCAGCGAGCGCGGATCGTCGTTCACGCCGACCTTGACCGGGCCCGCCGATCGCGATTCGCCGAGGACCATCGTGGTCACGCCCTGGCGGATCATGCTCTCGGCCTTGGGTTCCACGAGGATCGTGTAGTCCGAGTGGTTGTGCATGTCGATGAAGCCGGGCGCGACGACGAGACCGGTCGCATCGATGCGGCGGCGCGCCGAGGCGGCCGCCAGATCGCCGACCGTCGCGACGTGGCCATCCCGCACGCCGACGTCGGCTCGCACGGCCGGACCGCCGTCGCCGTCCAGCACGGAACCACCCGCCACGACGAGGTCGTAATCCGGCTGAGCCGGCGCGGAAGTACAAGCGGACAGCGCGAGCGCGAGCAGCAGGACGATGGAGCGCATGCGCGTATCTTATTCCCGGGCGCCGCGTGACGCGACGCGTCTGGATCGGCAGGCGCCGGTGTACGGGCGACCGCGGGAGTTCCTCGATGTACACTCTCCCGATTCAGCGGAGGTTCGCATGAAGCGGCTGCTCGCGGTGCTCATCCTGACCATGCTGTCCACGCCGGTGCTCCGCGCCGAGAACGCGACGCGCGCCGGCCGGTTCGTCGTCGAGCCGCCGACGCTGATCTGCCTCGGATTCGAGTGGGACATCGAGGGCGACGACAACCGAAACGCCACGGTCGAGGTCGCATACCGCGCCGCCGGAGCGGCGGCGTGGAAGGAGGCGATGCCGCTCTTGCGCATGGGCGGCGAGAAGATCTTCCGCGCGCCCTACACGGTGCCGCCGCGCTTCGCGGGGAGCATCATCGATCTCGAGCCCGACACCGAGTACGAGGTGAGGCTCACGATGAAGGACCCGGACGGGATCAGCGGCGACGCCGTTCAGGTCACGAAGGTGCGGACACGCGGCGAACCCAGAGCCGCGGCCGGAGGGCGTGTGCTGCACGTCTACCCGCAAGGCTGGAAAGGGCCGAAGCAGGAGCCCGCCTACACCGGCCTGATGGCCGCCTATGCCGGCGCCGGCACCGGCGACTGGAACGTCGTCTACCAGAAGAAAGTCGAGCCCGGAGACGTGATCCTCATGCACGCCGGCCTGTACAAGGGCGACCGGCACAACTACGTCGATCCGTTCAGCACGACGTTCGACGGCACCTACCTGCTGACGGCGAAGGGCACGCCGGAGAAGCCGATCGTCATCAAGGCCGCCGGCGACGGCGAGGTCATCATCGACGGCGACGGGGCGTTCCGCCTCTTCGACGTGATGGGCTCGGCCTACAACATCTTCGACGGCCTGACGATCCGGAACGCCGAGGTGGCGTTCTGGGCCGGCGTCAAGGACGTGGCTGGCGCCGAGGGCCTGACCGTCCGGAACTGCCGGATCGAGAACGTGGGCATCGGGGTGAACACGCAGTTCGCCGGGTCGAAGAACTTCTACATCGCCGACAACATCTTCCTCGGCCGCGACGATCGGCATCGCGTGCTCGGCTGGGCGAATCCCGGCGCGTACGGCGCGCACCCCATCAACAGCTACTACGCGGTGAAGGTCTACGGGCAGGGCCACGTCATCGCGCACAACGCGGTCGCGTTCTTCCACGACGGCATCAGCGTCTGCACGCACGGCCAGCCCGACGCAGCGCGCAGCGACTGGGCGGTGGCGATCGACATCTACAACAACGACATCCACGTCACCGGCGACGACTTCATCGAGGCAGACGGCGGCGTGCACAACATCCGGGTGCTGCGCAACCGCGGCGTGAACGCCGCGCACACGGGGCTCAGCGCGCAGCCGATCTTCGGCGGCCCGGCGTACTACATCCGCAACGTCGTGTACAACACGCCGGTGGCGCTCAAGTTCAACAACCCGGCGGGCGTCTACGTGCTGCAGAACACCATCATCGCGGAGCACCGCACCAACCAGCAGGTCTCGAACGCTCGCTTCCTGAACAACCTGTTCCTCGGCACCGACGCGCCGCGCGTCGGCATCGCGTCGATCGGCGGCCCGACGGCCTACTCGCTCTACGATCACAACGGCTATCGGCCGAACCGTGGCGTGGACACCCAGTACGCCTGGCTCGGGCCGCGCCCGGGACTCACGGTGGATTACGAGCGGCCGGCCGCGCAGGCGCCGCGATTCCGGACGCTCGCCGAGCTCGCACGCGCCAGCGGCCAGGAAACGCACTCGATCGAGTTGGACTACGACGTGTTCGAGAACCTGGCGCCGCCGGTGCCGCCCGACTCGTCGAAGCCGGGGACGCCCTACGAGGCCGTCAATCTGAACTTCGGATTGAAGCCGGCGAGCAAGGCCGTGGACGCGGGCGTGCGGATCCCCAACGTGAACGACGGCTTCTCGGGAAAGGCGCCGGACCTCGGCGCGTACGAAGTCGGGCAGCCGGCCCCCGTCTACGGCCCGAGGACGCTCACGTCGCAGCCGTTCTACCGGTAGCTTCGATCACTCGAGCCGCGAGGGCCGCGGCTGCGCGCCCCGTTCGGCGAGCAGCCCGGTCATCAGGACGATCTCGCCGCGTTGTCCGGCATCGATCGCTCTTGCGATCGCTGTGACCTCAGGCCTTGCCGGCCGCGACAGCAACGCGCGCGCCATCAGCACGCCGCCCTCGTGATGCCGGATCATGAGCTGCAGGAACAGGATCTCCGCCTCGCGCCCGGCCGCGTCCCTCAACAGCCCGAGCTCGGCGTCCGTCGCCATGCCGGGCATCGACGATGCGGACGACGCCGGCTCGGCGCCCATCGCGCGGTGACCTGCGTGCGCCGGCATCCACTGCATGCGCGGTCCGGCCGATGCTTGCGACAGCCCCCACTGCTGCAGCCAGCCCATGAACATGCCGCGCTGCGCCGATTGCGTGACGATGATGTCGTACGCGAGCGCGCGCAGCCGCTCGTCCGTCGACGCGTCGCGGACGACGAAGGCCATCTCGACCGCTTGCGCGTGGTGGGTCGCCATGTCGCGGGCGAAGCCCGCTTCCTGGGAGCGCTCCGACGGCGGGCCGCCGCTCCAGAGCGTCAGCAGCACCCAGACCAGACCGAGGAGCGCGGCGGCGGCACCGGTCATCAGCCAGCGGCGCATGACGGAGCGGCCGGGCGCGGGCGTCGTCACGGACGCTATAGTAGCTGCTCGCCAAGGCGCCGGAACCGCCGGGCGTGCAGGCGAGCGTGAAGGGGAACGAAGAGCCGATGGCAAGAGAACGCGCGCGCGCACGACGAGAACAGGCCGCACAGACCCGCACGGAACACAAGAAAGCCCTCCGCCGCCGCACCCTGATCCGGCGCGCCGCGCTCGGCGCGCTTCTGACCGTCGTCGCGACCTCGATCGGATTCTGCACGTTCAGGGAGCACCAGCTCTCCAGCGCACTGACGACCGCCACGTATCCTGGCGGCCAACACCTCGCCGGCCGGATCACGTATCGCGAGCGCCCGCCGCTCGGCGGCACCCACAACGTCGTCTGGCAGAACTGCGGAACGTACGACGTGCCGATCCACGACGAGCACGCGGTGCACGCGCTCGAACACGGCGCCGTGTGGATCACCTACCGGCCCGATCTGCCCGCCGACGACGTGCTGCGCCTGAAGACGATCGCCGCCGACGACTACATGCTGCTCAGCCCGTACCCCGGACTGGAAGCGCCGGTCGTGGCGAGCGCCTGGAACCACCAGATCGTGCTCGAAGGCGCCGGCGATTCGCGGCTTCCGCAGTTCATCGCGAGATTCAAGAACAACCCCAGCTCGACGCCGGAGTTCGGCGCCCCGTGCACCGGCGGCACGTTCGCGACAGCCGAAGCCGACTCGCTGCAGACGGCCGGCGGCATGGTGCGGTGACCGACGGACCCACTCACGATCCCATCAGATCGGTGCCGGAAGGGCTATGACTGACGCTGGCGGCGGTAGAACGGGATGCCGACGAGCAGCAGTCCCAGCCCCATGAGCGAACTCGCCGGCGCCTCGACGAGCGTGTTCAGCACGAACACCGACGACACGAGGACGAACACGATCACCGTGAACGGGTAGCCG
This portion of the Acidobacteriota bacterium genome encodes:
- a CDS encoding VWA domain-containing protein — translated: MRRSRLMAWSLAAGLLPGGAVVLGGEQFSASTTLVVLNVRVTDRTGEHVGNLPRSAFSVRRDGADVPVALFLDEDAPATIGLVLDSSTSMWAVRDDLLAGARAFAAASHPDDELFAMAFNETRHPALPPSAPFTSDRDVLARALSRVVEPRGKTALFDAIRSGLRYAAHGRHPRKALVVVSDGGDNASTSTLAEVVADSQASNVVLYGLALVDPLDATADPDVLRRLSRSSGGEMFQPRGRADLSAALRRIAEDIRQGYVLGIDVPAAPAGTYHVLDVRVSAPGGRNVRVRHREGYRDAAPQPDTEPPITVIDEETREGLDAQP
- a CDS encoding class D sortase is translated as MRNRDRRWIGWIERALWAAGAGGVLWIGAQTMARADYNATHQAALATAPREPLGDTSPPATVPPDGVIGVLEIPRLKYSQVVTEGDNEATLKIAVGHLPDTPLPWRPGNSVVAGHRDTHFRALRAIRHDDEIRLRTPYGVLTYRVRDRMIVAPADVWVLAPSTRRQLTLVTCYPFTYVGSAPQRFIVRAAQTAGP
- a CDS encoding D-aminoacylase, encoding MRSIVLLLALALSACTSAPAQPDYDLVVAGGSVLDGDGGPAVRADVGVRDGHVATVGDLAAASARRRIDATGLVVAPGFIDMHNHSDYTILVEPKAESMIRQGVTTMVLGESRSAGPVKVGVNDDPRSLLDGVTPEWTTMGGYFETLERRHMATNIASYVGEEQVWTYVHGYGQQPPTAAEIATMQDQVRQAMREGAMGLSTSLLVPPSSLATTAHLVELAKAAKEYGGMYSSHIRDEGEGVFKAIGEAIAVGKGANIRVDVIHMKIAHKKLWGRANEIIAMVQKARDEGYDIRANVYPYTAGQNNLSSIIPPWAFDGGREKMLERLRDPALRPRLRREILNGLPNWYNHYLATGDGWGGMLLVALKNEKNKPFQGKRMSELVAARGGNPADVLMDVLLEEHGTVPTVFFHHSEEDMQLILKQPWTSIGSDGTAVSPDGPTGKTHPHPRYYGTFPRVLGRYARDLKVIPLAEAVKKMTSMNADKLGIADRGRIKAGNWADLTVFDAATVADRATFEQPHQFPVGIPYVIVNGEVTIDNGQHTGAMAGRVIFGPGKGK
- a CDS encoding DUF305 domain-containing protein: MRRWLMTGAAAALLGLVWVLLTLWSGGPPSERSQEAGFARDMATHHAQAVEMAFVVRDASTDERLRALAYDIIVTQSAQRGMFMGWLQQWGLSQASAGPRMQWMPAHAGHRAMGAEPASSASSMPGMATDAELGLLRDAAGREAEILFLQLMIRHHEGGVLMARALLSRPARPEVTAIARAIDAGQRGEIVLMTGLLAERGAQPRPSRLE
- a CDS encoding DUF3105 domain-containing protein, with the translated sequence MARERARARREQAAQTRTEHKKALRRRTLIRRAALGALLTVVATSIGFCTFREHQLSSALTTATYPGGQHLAGRITYRERPPLGGTHNVVWQNCGTYDVPIHDEHAVHALEHGAVWITYRPDLPADDVLRLKTIAADDYMLLSPYPGLEAPVVASAWNHQIVLEGAGDSRLPQFIARFKNNPSSTPEFGAPCTGGTFATAEADSLQTAGGMVR